GTCTTCGGTGTCGACGCCAACGCGACATGCTTCGACCAGCACCCATGTCGGAAAGCTCATGGAAAGTACGGAGTGGGTCAGTAATTCCAGCCAGGCCGCGGCCCCGCTCATGTCACCGACCCCTTTCGGCATGGGCGGGAATGGGTTGGCGTGCAGGTATTTCTCCAGTGCCGTCTGCAACTTGGCCAGTTGCGCGAGCGGGTGGGCGTCAAAGCGGTCGGACGAAGAAAGGCTGAGCAACCGCTCGCGGACTCCTGGGTTGTTGAGCCAGTTTATGGGGTCTTGCGCGCGGTGGCGCTGCAGGTCCAGCACGATGACCGCGCCGTTGCCAGGTTCGGCGTCCGCCAGTATGTCAATCATCCGTTCTGACAGGCAGCTCTCGCCGCAGATCTTTGCCGCCACCCACGTGGCGTCGTTGGTCATTCCGGGGGTTTCGGCCAGGGCGCGGATGTCCCGGCCGTGCGGCAGCGTTCCCAGTGGGACGCCCCCAGCGTGCTCGACGATGGCGAGCATGTAAAGGCCCATCACGCGCAATGAAGGGTCACCACTGGTCGCCAGTTCCGCAGTGAAGCCCGCGTCCCATTGCTCATAGGCGAGTTCGAAGGCCTGCTCGACCTCGGTCCACTCGCTGGCATCGAGTTCGGAGAGGTGGGGCGGCTGGCCCGGGTCGGCCTGCGGAGCGCTTGCCACAACGGTAAGCAGTAACGCGGCGATACACGCCGTCGACATATGTTTCATCATCCTGATCCCCCTGATCATGGGCTTACGTTAGCAATACGCGGGCGACTTGAGTAGGGCAGGAAGTCACGTTAACTCAGGTGCTTATGCTAGATTGTCGGTGCATTAATTCGACGTGGAGTTCATCGATGGCTCGAACCGACAGACCCGGTAGCCGGTCGCAGGTTTTTCGCAGTGCCGTGGACAGCTGGTACTACATCGTGACCTTTGGCGCGCCACTGCTGGTCATCGTCATTGCTTACCTGGAGGCCGGTTTCCGGTCGTTCGGCGAGGCGCTGGTCGTGCTGGGTGTTGTGCTCATCGCGGCGCTGATTCCGCTGTGGTTGTTGCTGAGCACGCGATACACGGTGCAGGGCGACGAGTTGCGGGTGCGCTCCGGGCCGGTGTCGAAAACCATCGCCATCAGCGGGATCCGTTCCGTGGAGCCCAGCCGTTCAATCCTTTCCGCGCCAGCGCTGTCGTTGAAGCGGCTGAAGGTGGCCTATGACGGCGGCCAGGTGCTCGTTTCCCCGGCCGATCGCGATGGGTTCATACGTGCGATCGGGTTTGGTCCGGAGGGGCGCGCATGAGACTCGACGCGTGACGCGTGACGCGTGACGCGTGACAGGTGACGCGGTTGGGCGTCATTAAATGGTCACGGGGCCTTCATCGGGCTGAAACACGACCTCCCTAGACTTTCGTAAAACACAGGGAGGTAAGACCATGAATTCATTGGTCACGCTCGATACGAAGATCCGTAGCCGCACGGTATTCATCTCTGATGTGCACCTGGGCTTTCCAGGTTGCAGTGCGGAATTC
This genomic interval from Marinihelvus fidelis contains the following:
- a CDS encoding PH domain-containing protein; translation: MARTDRPGSRSQVFRSAVDSWYYIVTFGAPLLVIVIAYLEAGFRSFGEALVVLGVVLIAALIPLWLLLSTRYTVQGDELRVRSGPVSKTIAISGIRSVEPSRSILSAPALSLKRLKVAYDGGQVLVSPADRDGFIRAIGFGPEGRA